From one Variovorax sp. PBL-H6 genomic stretch:
- a CDS encoding Tim44 domain-containing protein, translating to MKSLLSVLLVCALAVGSMDADARRLGGGKSFGKQSGNVTQREASPTPPATPGAPAQSNVNSAAAKPATAAPATAPKRPWGAMLGGLAAGLGLAWLAHSLGLGAAFGNILLIALLVLAAVVVWRIFAARSRANGAQRGGGFAFQGAGSPANPASPVQYSPNNVGNDASARPWERNSAAFDASPAQPEHAADRGGSSMAGAAAASGGSLIGSALSGAQSWGIPVGFDTDGFLTAAKRNFVTLQDAWDRADINTLRSMMTDSMVGEIRQQLGEREDHTGGQANKTEVVMLDAKLLGIEELPDAYLASVEFSGMIREDLSSGPSPFREVWNMTRPTSGSSGWLVAGVQALQ from the coding sequence ATGAAAAGTTTGTTGTCCGTTTTGTTGGTCTGTGCCCTGGCCGTCGGAAGCATGGACGCCGATGCACGCCGCCTGGGTGGCGGGAAGTCCTTCGGCAAGCAGTCGGGCAACGTGACGCAGCGTGAGGCCTCGCCGACTCCGCCAGCCACGCCCGGTGCACCTGCGCAGAGCAACGTGAACAGCGCGGCGGCCAAGCCGGCAACGGCGGCACCCGCTACGGCGCCCAAACGCCCGTGGGGCGCGATGCTCGGCGGCCTGGCCGCAGGCCTGGGACTGGCATGGCTCGCTCATTCGCTCGGCCTGGGCGCAGCCTTCGGCAACATCTTGTTGATCGCGCTTCTGGTGCTGGCAGCCGTGGTGGTGTGGCGCATCTTCGCGGCACGTTCGCGCGCCAACGGCGCCCAGCGCGGCGGCGGCTTCGCCTTCCAGGGTGCGGGCAGTCCTGCAAATCCCGCTTCGCCCGTGCAGTACAGCCCGAACAACGTCGGCAACGACGCGTCGGCCCGTCCCTGGGAGCGCAACTCGGCGGCCTTCGACGCCAGCCCGGCACAACCCGAACACGCGGCCGACCGCGGCGGCTCGTCGATGGCGGGCGCGGCGGCGGCCAGCGGCGGCAGCCTGATCGGCTCGGCCCTGAGCGGCGCGCAGTCCTGGGGCATCCCGGTTGGCTTCGACACCGACGGCTTCCTGACCGCGGCCAAGCGCAACTTCGTGACGCTGCAGGACGCCTGGGACCGTGCCGACATCAACACCCTGCGCTCGATGATGACCGACAGCATGGTCGGCGAGATCCGCCAGCAGTTGGGGGAGCGCGAGGACCACACGGGCGGCCAGGCCAACAAGACCGAGGTGGTCATGCTGGACGCCAAGCTGCTGGGCATCGAAGAACTGCCCGATGCCTACCTGGCGAGCGTCGAGTTCTCCGGCATGATCCGCGAGGACCTTTCCTCTGGCCCGAGCCCCTTCCGCGAGGTCTGGAACATGACCCGGCCGACCAGCGGTTCAAGCGGCTGGCTGGTGGCCGGCGTGCAGGCCCTGCAGTAG
- a CDS encoding ubiquinone biosynthesis accessory factor UbiJ produces the protein MVTPSSPFSFLDDFINRVGSRLQPPGWVIHEVQHRAVLFLNHVLQQEPEAQQRLARQQGRVVEFEWRFVTMKVVATPAGLLDLAPEGAVPELMLVLAETSPFGLARAAARGEKPAVRIEGDVQLAAEVNWLVDHVRWDVEDDLARLIGDVPAHTIANGARRVVEGLRQFVGERGGKPAGSAGAE, from the coding sequence ATGGTCACACCATCGTCCCCTTTTTCTTTTCTCGACGATTTCATCAACCGCGTCGGCAGCCGCCTGCAGCCGCCGGGCTGGGTGATTCACGAGGTCCAGCATCGCGCGGTGCTCTTCCTTAATCACGTGCTGCAGCAGGAGCCCGAGGCGCAGCAGCGCCTGGCGCGCCAGCAGGGCAGGGTGGTCGAATTCGAATGGCGATTCGTGACCATGAAGGTTGTCGCCACGCCGGCCGGCCTGCTCGACCTGGCACCCGAGGGCGCGGTGCCCGAGCTCATGCTGGTGCTGGCCGAGACCTCGCCGTTCGGTTTGGCGCGGGCCGCCGCGCGCGGCGAGAAACCGGCGGTGCGCATCGAGGGCGACGTGCAGCTGGCCGCCGAGGTCAACTGGCTGGTCGATCATGTGCGCTGGGACGTGGAGGACGACCTGGCGCGCCTGATCGGCGATGTGCCGGCCCACACCATCGCCAACGGCGCGCGGCGCGTCGTGGAGGGACTGCGGCAATTCGTCGGTGAGCGCGGAGGCAAGCCCGCCGGCTCCGCAGGCGCCGAATGA
- the ubiB gene encoding ubiquinone biosynthesis regulatory protein kinase UbiB, translating to MRRFYRGVFIVLVALRYGLDELVLTSFQKPWLRVLARIVSVGRKLDAPRGQRLREALESLGPIFVKFGQVLSTRRDLLPADIADELAWLQDRVPPFDSRIAIATIERAFRRPVGEVFVDFDPTPVASASIAQVHFATLREPGGAIREVAVKVLRPGMRNVIDKDLELMAMVAAWVGNLSSDAKRLKPREVVAEFDKYLHDELDLVREAANAAQLRRNMTQLDLVMIPEMFWDFCHPEVIVMERMKGVPIAQLDRLRTAGVDIPKLARDGVTIFFTQVFRDGFFHADMHPGNIQVSLEPATFGRYISLDFGIVGTLTESDKEYLAQNFAAFFRRDYKRVAELHLESGWVPGGTRIDELEAAIRTVCEPYFDRPLKEISLGMVLMRLFQTSRRFHVEIQPQLVLLQKTLLNIEGLGRQLDPELDLWHTARPFLEKWMSDQIGPRKLLEQLRAEAPRYAKLLPQLPRLMHDFLENRPADHRRELLELLAAQKRTNRLLQAIIYGGIGFVLGLLAMQVLVRVRLF from the coding sequence ATGAGGCGCTTCTACCGCGGCGTCTTCATCGTCCTGGTCGCGCTGCGCTACGGGCTCGACGAACTCGTCCTCACCAGCTTCCAGAAGCCCTGGCTGCGTGTGCTGGCGCGCATCGTATCCGTCGGCCGCAAGCTCGATGCACCCCGTGGCCAGCGCCTGCGCGAGGCGCTGGAAAGCCTCGGACCGATCTTCGTCAAATTCGGGCAGGTGCTGTCGACGCGACGCGACCTGCTGCCGGCGGACATTGCCGATGAACTGGCCTGGCTGCAGGACCGCGTGCCGCCCTTCGACTCGAGGATCGCGATCGCCACGATCGAGCGCGCTTTCCGCCGGCCAGTGGGAGAGGTCTTCGTCGACTTCGACCCGACGCCTGTGGCCAGCGCCTCCATCGCGCAGGTGCACTTCGCCACCCTGCGCGAACCCGGCGGAGCGATCCGAGAGGTCGCCGTCAAGGTGCTGCGGCCCGGCATGCGCAACGTGATCGACAAGGATCTCGAGCTGATGGCCATGGTGGCCGCGTGGGTCGGGAACTTGTCCAGCGACGCCAAGCGCCTCAAGCCGCGCGAAGTCGTGGCCGAGTTCGACAAGTACCTGCACGACGAGCTCGACCTGGTGCGCGAGGCCGCCAACGCGGCGCAGTTGCGGCGCAACATGACCCAGCTCGACCTGGTGATGATCCCGGAGATGTTCTGGGACTTCTGCCATCCCGAAGTGATCGTGATGGAGCGCATGAAGGGCGTGCCGATCGCGCAACTCGACCGGCTGCGCACTGCCGGCGTCGACATCCCGAAGCTGGCGCGCGACGGCGTCACGATCTTCTTCACGCAGGTGTTCCGCGACGGCTTCTTCCATGCCGACATGCACCCCGGCAACATCCAGGTCAGCCTGGAGCCGGCCACCTTCGGTCGCTACATTTCGCTGGACTTCGGCATCGTCGGCACGCTGACCGAGTCCGACAAGGAGTACCTGGCGCAGAACTTCGCCGCTTTCTTCCGGCGCGACTACAAGCGCGTGGCGGAGCTGCACCTCGAGAGCGGTTGGGTACCCGGGGGCACGCGCATCGACGAACTGGAGGCCGCGATCCGCACCGTGTGCGAGCCCTATTTCGATCGCCCGCTCAAGGAAATCTCGCTAGGCATGGTGCTGATGCGCCTGTTCCAGACCTCGCGCCGCTTTCACGTCGAGATCCAGCCGCAGCTGGTATTGCTGCAGAAGACCTTGCTCAACATCGAGGGCCTGGGCCGGCAGCTCGACCCGGAGCTGGACCTGTGGCATACCGCCAGGCCTTTCCTGGAGAAATGGATGAGCGACCAGATCGGCCCGCGCAAGCTGCTGGAGCAACTGCGCGCCGAAGCGCCGCGCTACGCCAAGCTGCTGCCGCAACTGCCTCGGCTCATGCACGACTTCCTCGAAAATCGGCCTGCTGACCACCGACGCGAACTGCTGGAGCTGCTGGCCGCTCAAAAGCGGACCAATCGGCTCCTGCAGGCCATCATCTACGGTGGCATAGGTTTTGTATTGGGGTTGCTCGCGATGCAGGTGCTGGTGCGCGTGCGTCTGTTCTGA
- a CDS encoding sodium:solute symporter family protein, producing the protein MLLTLVIVYLLVTIAIGLYAARRVKNTTDFAIAGRHLPLYMIVTTTFATWFGSETVLGIPAKFIEGGLHGVIEDPFGAGTCLILVGLFFAGKLYRMTLLTISDYYRERFGRTIEVACSLIIMLSYLGWVSAQVTALGLVFNLLSGGVVSIPAGMVIGVISILAYTLFGGMWSVAVTDFIQMIILVLGLAVIAMFAGDMAGGAEKVVALAASKDLFRFWPEPSWKDIIFFFAAAITMMLGSIPQQDVFQRVMSANSVKASTRGPVIGGVAYILFAFVPMFLVASALLIMPEQTATLLKDDPQKVLPTLVLEKMPFVMQVFFFGALLSAIKSTASATLLAPSVTFTENIWRQFRPAGTDRENLLTMRITVLVFSAAVLAYAIRMQGTPIYELVSGAYQVPLVGAFVPLVCGLYWQRATTQGAVASVVLGIGVWLLFLAMPWGEEFPAQLAGVLASFAGMFTGSLAPQWVANRRTPHRPLAIDPA; encoded by the coding sequence GTGCTGCTGACCCTGGTCATCGTCTACCTGCTCGTCACGATCGCCATTGGCCTGTACGCCGCCAGGCGCGTGAAGAACACCACCGACTTCGCGATCGCCGGGCGGCACCTGCCGCTTTACATGATCGTGACCACGACCTTCGCCACCTGGTTCGGTTCCGAGACCGTTCTTGGTATTCCCGCCAAGTTCATCGAGGGCGGGCTGCACGGCGTGATCGAGGACCCCTTCGGCGCCGGCACGTGCCTGATCCTGGTCGGCCTGTTCTTTGCCGGCAAGCTCTACCGCATGACGCTGCTCACCATCAGCGATTACTACCGCGAGCGCTTCGGCCGCACCATCGAGGTCGCCTGTTCGCTGATCATCATGCTGAGCTACCTGGGCTGGGTCTCGGCGCAGGTCACGGCGCTGGGGCTGGTGTTCAACCTGCTGTCGGGCGGCGTCGTCAGCATCCCGGCGGGCATGGTCATCGGCGTGATCTCGATCCTCGCCTACACGCTGTTCGGGGGCATGTGGTCCGTGGCGGTGACCGACTTCATCCAGATGATCATCCTGGTGCTCGGCTTGGCGGTCATTGCGATGTTTGCAGGCGACATGGCTGGCGGCGCCGAGAAGGTGGTGGCCTTGGCGGCCAGCAAGGACCTGTTCCGCTTCTGGCCCGAGCCGAGCTGGAAAGACATCATCTTCTTCTTCGCCGCAGCCATCACCATGATGCTGGGCTCGATCCCGCAGCAGGACGTGTTCCAGCGCGTCATGTCGGCCAACAGCGTCAAGGCCTCGACCCGCGGGCCTGTGATCGGCGGCGTCGCCTACATCCTGTTCGCCTTCGTGCCCATGTTCCTGGTGGCCAGCGCGCTGCTCATCATGCCGGAGCAGACCGCCACGCTGCTCAAGGACGATCCGCAGAAGGTGCTGCCCACTCTGGTGCTGGAGAAGATGCCGTTCGTGATGCAGGTGTTCTTCTTCGGCGCGCTGCTGTCGGCCATCAAGTCCACCGCGTCGGCCACCCTGCTGGCGCCCAGCGTCACGTTCACCGAGAACATCTGGCGCCAGTTCCGCCCGGCTGGCACCGACCGCGAGAACCTGCTGACCATGCGCATCACGGTGCTGGTGTTCAGCGCCGCGGTGCTCGCCTATGCGATTCGCATGCAGGGCACGCCCATCTACGAACTGGTCTCGGGCGCCTACCAGGTGCCGCTGGTGGGCGCCTTCGTGCCGCTGGTCTGCGGCCTGTATTGGCAGCGGGCGACCACCCAGGGCGCGGTGGCCTCGGTGGTGCTCGGCATCGGAGTCTGGCTGCTGTTCCTCGCCATGCCTTGGGGCGAGGAGTTCCCGGCCCAGCTTGCCGGCGTGCTGGCTTCCTTTGCGGGCATGTTCACGGGCTCGCTGGCGCCCCAGTGGGTGGCCAACCGGCGTACGCCGCACCGGCCACTGGCGATCGATCCCGCTTGA
- a CDS encoding FmdB family zinc ribbon protein has translation MPIYAYKCSACGFAKDVLQKLSDAPLTECLQCGASAFSKQVTAAGFQLKGSGWYVTDFRDGGGKKAAEKANGDRETSAPAEGAPASTGAADAPAPAASPTAAPAPSPAAAPAASKGD, from the coding sequence ATGCCTATCTACGCCTACAAGTGCAGCGCCTGCGGCTTTGCCAAGGACGTGCTGCAGAAATTGTCCGATGCACCGCTGACGGAGTGCCTGCAATGCGGCGCCAGCGCATTCAGCAAGCAGGTCACCGCCGCCGGCTTTCAGCTGAAGGGTTCGGGCTGGTACGTGACCGACTTCCGTGATGGCGGCGGCAAGAAGGCGGCCGAGAAGGCCAATGGCGACAGGGAGACGAGCGCACCGGCCGAGGGCGCTCCCGCCTCGACCGGGGCGGCTGACGCGCCCGCGCCGGCCGCGTCGCCTACCGCGGCGCCGGCGCCGTCGCCCGCAGCTGCGCCAGCCGCCTCCAAGGGCGACTGA
- a CDS encoding DUF502 domain-containing protein — protein sequence MLALRKWLLSGLLVIVPLVITLGVLNWIIGTLDQTLWLLPEHWQQWLTDHKVRGLGVLLTLAILLVVGATASNFIGKRLLGWGDAVVRRIPVVRSIYSSVKQVSDTLFSENGNAFRTAVLVQWPRDGSWTIAFVTGAPGGEVLSELGGGDYLSVYVPTTPNPTGGYFVMLRRTDCIELRMSVDDALKYIVSMGVVVPNGPATIANR from the coding sequence ATGCTCGCCCTGCGCAAATGGTTGCTGTCCGGCCTGCTGGTCATCGTGCCGCTGGTCATCACGTTGGGCGTTCTGAACTGGATCATCGGCACGCTGGACCAAACGTTGTGGCTGCTGCCCGAGCACTGGCAGCAGTGGCTCACCGATCACAAGGTGCGCGGGCTGGGCGTGCTGTTGACGCTGGCGATCCTGCTGGTCGTCGGCGCGACTGCAAGCAACTTCATCGGCAAGCGCCTGCTGGGCTGGGGCGACGCGGTGGTGCGCCGCATCCCGGTGGTGCGCTCGATCTATTCGAGCGTCAAGCAGGTGTCGGACACCCTGTTCTCCGAGAATGGCAATGCCTTCCGCACCGCGGTGCTGGTGCAGTGGCCGCGCGACGGCTCCTGGACCATTGCCTTCGTGACCGGCGCCCCTGGCGGCGAAGTGCTCTCGGAACTTGGCGGTGGCGACTACCTGAGCGTCTACGTGCCCACGACGCCCAACCCGACAGGCGGCTACTTCGTGATGCTCAGGCGCACCGACTGCATCGAACTCAGGATGAGCGTGGACGACGCGCTCAAGTACATCGTGTCGATGGGCGTCGTCGTTCCAAACGGCCCTGCGACCATCGCGAACAGATAA
- the aspS gene encoding aspartate--tRNA ligase, whose translation MAMRTHYCGLVTEALLGQTVTLSGWVNRRRDHGGVIFIDLRDREGYVQVVCDPDRAATFATAEGLRNEFCVQVTGLVRARPEGTVNENLKSGKIEVLSHELKVINPSVTPPFQLDDDNLSETTRLTHRVLDLRRPAMQRNMMLRYKVTMEVRKFLDANGFIDIETPMLGKSTPEGARDYLVPSRVHDGSFFALPQSPQLFKQLLMVSGFDRYYQIVKCFRDEDLRADRQPEFTQIDIETSFMAEEEIREMFEGMIRKVFRAAAEVELPPFPVMSYADAMFKYGSDKPDLRVKLEFTELTDVMRNVEFKVFAQAAGMTGGRVVALRVPSGGAEGGLSRGDIDAYTEFVKIYGAKGLAYIKVNDAAQGREGLQSPIVKNLSDASLAEIIARTGARNGDILFFGADKEKIVNDAIGALRVKIGHSAFGRKNGLFEERWSPLWVVDFPMFEFDEEGQRWSAVHHPFTSPKDGHEDLMDTAPEKCIAKAYDMVLNGIEMGGGSVRIHREEVQSKVFRALKISAEDAQNKFGFLLDALQYGAPPHGGIAIGLDRLVMLMTGAESIRDVIAFPKTQRAQDLLTQAPSPVDEKQLRELHIRLRNPQPAA comes from the coding sequence ATGGCCATGCGTACACACTATTGCGGTCTCGTGACCGAAGCCCTGCTGGGCCAAACCGTCACCCTGTCGGGCTGGGTCAACCGCCGCCGCGATCATGGCGGCGTGATATTCATCGACCTGCGCGACCGCGAAGGTTATGTCCAGGTGGTGTGCGACCCCGACCGCGCAGCCACTTTCGCGACCGCCGAAGGGCTGCGCAACGAGTTCTGCGTACAGGTCACGGGCCTGGTTCGCGCGCGCCCCGAGGGCACGGTCAACGAGAACCTCAAGAGCGGCAAGATCGAGGTGCTCAGTCATGAGTTGAAGGTCATCAACCCTTCGGTGACGCCCCCGTTCCAGCTCGACGACGACAATCTCTCCGAGACTACCCGCCTCACGCACCGCGTGCTGGACCTGCGCCGTCCGGCCATGCAGCGCAACATGATGCTGCGCTACAAGGTCACGATGGAGGTGCGCAAGTTCCTCGACGCCAACGGCTTCATCGACATCGAGACGCCGATGCTCGGCAAGTCGACGCCGGAGGGCGCGCGCGACTACCTGGTGCCAAGCCGGGTGCACGACGGCAGCTTCTTCGCACTGCCGCAGTCGCCCCAGCTCTTCAAGCAGCTCTTGATGGTGTCCGGCTTCGACCGCTACTACCAGATCGTCAAGTGCTTCCGCGACGAGGACCTGCGTGCCGACCGCCAGCCCGAGTTCACACAGATCGACATCGAGACCTCCTTCATGGCCGAGGAGGAGATCCGCGAGATGTTCGAAGGCATGATCCGCAAGGTGTTCCGCGCCGCGGCGGAAGTCGAGCTGCCGCCCTTCCCGGTCATGAGCTATGCGGACGCGATGTTCAAGTACGGCTCCGACAAGCCCGACCTGCGCGTGAAGCTGGAGTTCACCGAGCTCACCGACGTGATGCGCAATGTCGAGTTCAAGGTCTTCGCGCAGGCGGCCGGAATGACGGGCGGCCGCGTGGTCGCGCTGCGCGTCCCCAGCGGCGGTGCCGAGGGCGGCCTCTCGCGCGGCGACATCGATGCCTACACAGAGTTCGTCAAGATCTACGGCGCCAAGGGCTTGGCCTACATCAAGGTCAACGACGCGGCGCAAGGGCGCGAGGGCCTGCAGAGCCCGATCGTCAAGAACCTCAGCGACGCCTCGCTGGCCGAGATCATTGCGCGCACCGGCGCACGCAACGGCGACATCCTGTTCTTCGGCGCGGACAAGGAGAAGATCGTCAACGACGCCATCGGCGCGCTTCGCGTGAAGATCGGTCACAGCGCCTTCGGCCGCAAGAACGGCCTGTTCGAAGAGCGCTGGTCGCCGTTGTGGGTGGTCGACTTCCCGATGTTCGAGTTCGATGAGGAAGGCCAACGCTGGTCGGCCGTGCACCACCCGTTCACCTCGCCCAAGGACGGCCACGAGGATCTCATGGACACCGCGCCCGAGAAGTGCATCGCCAAGGCGTACGACATGGTGCTCAACGGCATCGAAATGGGCGGCGGCTCCGTGCGTATCCACCGTGAGGAGGTGCAGAGCAAGGTGTTCCGCGCCCTCAAGATCAGCGCGGAAGACGCGCAAAACAAGTTCGGATTTCTGTTGGACGCGCTGCAGTACGGAGCTCCGCCGCATGGCGGCATCGCCATCGGCCTCGATCGGCTGGTGATGCTGATGACCGGCGCCGAATCCATCCGCGACGTGATCGCATTCCCCAAGACCCAGCGCGCGCAGGACCTGCTGACGCAGGCGCCGAGCCCGGTCGACGAGAAGCAGCTGCGCGAGCTGCACATCCGCTTGCGCAACCCCCAGCCCGCCGCATGA
- the nudB gene encoding dihydroneopterin triphosphate diphosphatase, translated as MSERPWKIPESVLVVIHTPALEVLLIQRADAEDFWQSVTGSKDEVDEPLALTAAREVAEETGIDCRAGSALACSLRDWRLQNVYEIYPRWRSRYAPGVTHNTEHLFGLCVPEPVTPRLEPREHTAWRWLPYREAADACFSPSNAEAILLLPEFAQ; from the coding sequence ATGAGCGAGCGGCCCTGGAAGATTCCTGAATCGGTGCTGGTCGTGATCCACACGCCGGCGCTCGAAGTGCTGCTGATCCAACGTGCCGACGCCGAGGACTTCTGGCAGTCGGTCACCGGCAGCAAGGACGAGGTCGACGAGCCACTGGCGCTCACGGCGGCGCGCGAGGTCGCCGAGGAGACCGGCATCGACTGCCGCGCGGGAAGCGCGCTGGCCTGCAGTCTGCGCGACTGGCGGCTGCAGAACGTTTACGAAATCTACCCTCGCTGGCGTTCTCGCTATGCCCCAGGTGTCACCCACAATACCGAGCACCTGTTCGGGCTGTGCGTGCCCGAGCCGGTGACTCCGCGGCTGGAGCCGCGGGAGCACACGGCCTGGCGCTGGCTGCCCTACCGCGAGGCGGCCGACGCCTGCTTTTCCCCTTCGAATGCAGAAGCGATCCTGCTGCTGCCAGAATTTGCGCAATGA
- a CDS encoding endonuclease/exonuclease/phosphatase family protein, with translation MNLPSSTSSGSNLRVATYNIHKGVQGIGPTRRLEIHNLGHAIEQLDADIVCLQEVRKMNRQAAARFRHWPELPQADFLAPEGYTAIYETNAITRHGEHGNALLTRWPVLRKTHQDISDHRFEQRGLLHVAIEVEGRPVHAIVVHLGLIRGSRVRQIALLREFIEREIPPGEALVVAGDFNDWGARMRYAMNAMGLRDTSDLRGPRTLTYPSRLPVTQLDFIYGRQVEAVATTVPRGPIWARMSDHLPLVADFVLSKR, from the coding sequence ATGAATTTGCCGAGCAGCACCTCGAGCGGCAGCAACCTCCGGGTCGCCACTTACAACATCCACAAAGGGGTGCAAGGCATCGGGCCGACGCGGCGCCTTGAGATCCACAACCTGGGCCATGCCATCGAGCAGCTGGACGCCGACATCGTCTGTCTCCAGGAAGTGCGCAAGATGAACCGCCAGGCCGCCGCCCGCTTCAGGCACTGGCCGGAGCTGCCGCAAGCCGACTTTCTGGCGCCCGAGGGCTACACCGCAATCTACGAGACCAATGCCATCACGCGACATGGCGAACATGGCAACGCGCTGCTGACGCGATGGCCTGTGCTGCGCAAGACCCACCAGGACATTTCCGACCACCGCTTCGAGCAGCGCGGCCTGCTGCACGTGGCGATCGAGGTCGAGGGCCGGCCCGTGCATGCGATCGTCGTTCACCTGGGACTGATCCGCGGCAGCCGGGTGCGCCAGATCGCCTTGCTGCGCGAGTTCATCGAGCGCGAGATTCCGCCGGGCGAGGCCCTGGTGGTGGCCGGCGACTTCAACGACTGGGGTGCCCGCATGCGCTACGCGATGAACGCGATGGGACTGCGCGACACCAGCGACCTGCGCGGGCCGCGCACGCTGACCTATCCCTCGCGCCTGCCCGTGACGCAGCTCGACTTCATCTACGGCCGGCAGGTCGAGGCGGTGGCGACCACGGTGCCGCGCGGGCCGATTTGGGCGCGAATGTCCGATCATCTTCCGCTGGTGGCCGATTTCGTGCTATCAAAAAGATAG
- the folE gene encoding GTP cyclohydrolase I → MLRTIDTAERPEPDAGDEGTPVSVKIRERLLAARKRFNANDNIAEFIEPGELEGLLDEVEHKMKDVLEALVIDLDNDHNTENTARRVAKMYLNEVFRGRYVAQPPLTEFPNAEHLNELMIVGPITVRSACSHHFCPIIGKLWIGVMPNEKTNVIGLSKYARLAEWVMSRPQIQEEAVVQLADLIQERTQPDGLALVMEAEHFCMQWRGVKEMDSKMINSVMRGVFLKDPNLRREFLALIPRRS, encoded by the coding sequence ATGCTAAGGACAATCGATACCGCCGAGCGCCCCGAGCCGGACGCCGGGGATGAGGGCACGCCCGTTTCCGTGAAGATCCGCGAGCGCCTGCTGGCCGCGCGCAAGCGCTTCAATGCCAACGACAACATCGCCGAGTTCATCGAGCCCGGCGAGCTCGAGGGGCTGCTCGACGAGGTCGAACACAAGATGAAGGACGTGCTCGAGGCGCTGGTGATCGACCTCGACAACGACCACAACACCGAGAACACTGCGCGCCGTGTCGCCAAGATGTACCTGAACGAGGTGTTCAGGGGCCGCTACGTGGCCCAGCCTCCGCTCACCGAATTCCCCAACGCCGAGCATCTGAACGAGCTCATGATCGTCGGTCCGATCACGGTGCGCAGCGCCTGCTCGCATCATTTCTGCCCGATCATCGGCAAGCTCTGGATCGGCGTGATGCCCAACGAGAAGACCAACGTCATCGGCCTGTCGAAGTACGCACGGCTGGCGGAGTGGGTCATGAGCCGTCCCCAGATCCAGGAGGAAGCCGTGGTCCAGCTGGCCGACCTGATCCAGGAGCGCACGCAGCCCGACGGGCTGGCCCTGGTGATGGAGGCCGAGCACTTCTGCATGCAGTGGCGCGGCGTCAAGGAGATGGACAGCAAGATGATCAACTCCGTGATGCGCGGCGTCTTCCTCAAGGATCCCAATTTGCGTCGAGAATTTCTTGCGCTGATTCCCCGCCGGAGCTAA
- a CDS encoding BLUF domain-containing protein: protein MLVRLLYVSRAVDTSPDAVEAILAQSRAHNTACGITGILCYGGGVFLQAIEGGRTAISELYGHIQRDPRHKDVVLLHYEEISERRFGGWTMGQVNLSKLNVSTLLKYSEKPELDPYSVSGKVSLALLEELMATAAIVGRH from the coding sequence ATGCTTGTACGCCTGCTTTATGTCAGCCGTGCCGTCGACACCAGCCCCGATGCGGTGGAGGCGATCCTCGCGCAATCGCGCGCACACAACACAGCCTGCGGCATCACGGGCATCCTTTGCTACGGGGGCGGCGTGTTCCTGCAGGCCATCGAGGGTGGCCGCACGGCAATCAGCGAGCTCTACGGCCATATCCAGCGGGATCCCCGCCACAAGGACGTCGTGTTGCTGCACTACGAGGAGATCTCGGAGCGCCGCTTCGGCGGCTGGACCATGGGACAGGTCAACCTGTCCAAACTCAACGTCTCCACGCTGCTCAAGTACTCGGAAAAGCCGGAACTGGACCCGTATTCGGTGTCCGGCAAGGTTTCGCTTGCACTGCTCGAAGAGCTGATGGCGACCGCCGCCATCGTCGGGCGTCACTGA